A genomic window from Silene latifolia isolate original U9 population chromosome Y, ASM4854445v1, whole genome shotgun sequence includes:
- the LOC141628209 gene encoding uncharacterized protein LOC141628209, translating to MHYLRGGATKALRSCGREEDSGPGRAAYGTDSTSRKAPVEKQNERAKPYSKPVNKVSEGPGGKNNSEPPPKISEYKFSTNLAGVLKALKEIRGVRWPWKRTDERPNDKRDSSKRCEYHDDIGYDTDECYTLRKEVKFQYDRGNLDHLLPGGSTKVHSTNQVLPTPPPVCTRIVNVITGGSQLCGLTYSAAKRHATQTKGDKRVFCRVGPPGPPAITFDETDAQNAPEQHHDALIITLPIGNREVRKILVDTGSSVNLIIFGNVEGHGGSRRTWQQKRYL from the coding sequence ATGCACTACCTTCGAGGAGGTGCGACAAAGGCATTGCGGTCATGCGGCCGGGAAGAAGACTCGGGGCCCGGGAGGGCGGCTTATGGCACAGATTCTACATCCAGAAAGGCACCTGTGGAGAAGCAGAATGAAAGAGCTAAACCCTACAGCAAACCTGTGAATAAAGTCTCGGAGGGACCAGGAGGAAAGAACAACTCAGAGCCACCTCCGAAAATAAGTGAGTATAAATTCTCAACCAATCTTGCAGGTGTACTCAAGGCCCTAAAGGAGATCCGAGGAGTCAGATGGCCCTGGAAGCGGACTGACGAGCGTCCTAACGACAAGAGAGACTCCAGTAAAAGGTGCGAATACCATGATGACATCGGCTATGACACCGACGAATGCTACACCTTGAGGAAGGAAGTCAAATTCCAGTACGATCGAGGAAACCTGGACCACCTATTGCCAGGAGGCTCCACTAAAGTTCATTCCACTAACCAGGTTCTGCCTACTCCTCCACCTGTGTGCACTAGAATTGTAAATGTTATTACAGGAGGCTCGCAATTGTGCGGCCTGACCTATTCAGCAGCCAAAAGACACGCCACGCAAACCAAAGGAGATAAGCGAGTTTTCTGCAGAGTCGGCCCGCCGGGACCTCCCGCGATCACCTTTGATGAAACAGACGCACAAAATGCTCCGGAGCAACACCACGACGCTTTGATCATCACCCTCCCCATAGGAAATCGCGAGGTACGGAAGATCCTGGTGGACACGGGAAGCTCCGTAAACCTGATTATCTTTGGAAACGTCGAAGGTCATGGGGGTTCGAGAAGGACTTGGCAACAAAAGAGGTACCTCTAG